The following DNA comes from Bradyrhizobium sp. SK17.
GCCCTCGCCCAGTCCGAGCAGACCCTGCCGCCGTTGCAGAAGCAGCTTGCGGTGCAGCGCGATCTGCTCACCGCGCTGGCCGGGCAATTCTCCGCCGACGAGATCCTGCAAAAATTCGATCTCGACCGCTTCAAGCTGCCCGCCAACCTTCCGGTGAGCCTGCCGAGCACGCTGGTGGCGCAGCGCCCGGATGTGCGGGCCGCGGAGGCCAACATGCATTCGGCAAGCGCGCTGGTCGGCGTCGCGATCGCCGCGCGCCTGCCGAGCTTCACCATCAGTGCCAATCCGGGCTCGATCGCGTTCCAGACCGCCCAGCTGTTCACGCCGGGAACGCTGTTCTACACGGTCGCCGGCAGCGCGACGCAGACCTTGTTCGACGGCTTCACGCTGTATCACAAGCAGAAGGCCGCCGAGGCCGCGCTCGACCAGGCCAACGCGCAGTACCGCCAGGCCGTCATCACCGCGTTCCAGAACGTCGCCGACGCCCTGCGCAGCTTGCAGGCCGACGCCCGCGCCGTGCAAGCCGCGATCAAGGCGGAGAACGCCGCCAAGGCCAGCCTCGACATCGTGCAGAAGCAGCTCGTGCTCGGACAGGTCAACCAGGTCAATGTGCTGAACGCGCAGCAGGTCTATCTCAATGCCGCGATCACCCGCGTGCAGGCGGTGGCGACGCGGCTGTCCGACACCGCGGCGCTGTTCCTGGCGCTCGGCGGCGGCTGGCCGACCAACTGCCCGACCAGCGATTGGCGCGGCTGCGTGTTCGAGACCAGCGTCGCGTCGAAGACCTGATCGAACGCGACGAACCGTATTGCCCTGTGCACCAGACCGCGATGAGGGTTCGGCCCGACCTCATCGCGCCCTGGACGGTCAGGATCAGCCCTGCAAGTGGCGCGCCATGAAGTTGTCGTAGCCGATCTCGGCGACCTGGAACCACTGGTAGCCCGAGTTGGAATAGGCCATCAGCGAATCCAGAATCTTCTTGAAGTTGGGATTGCTGGCCGAGACCTCCGCGTGCAGCTCCTTCGCCGCCTTGTAGCTTGCCTCCATGATCGGCTGCGAGAAGGCGTGAAGCTTGGCGCCGCCGGCGAGCAGTTTCTTCAACCCCGTCGGGTTCACCGTATCGTATTTCGCCATCATCCAGTTGTTGGCGAGATGACCAGCCTGCTCGAGAACGTTCTGATAGTACTTGGGCAGCGCATTCCACTTGTCGAGATTGACGATCGCCAGCAGCATCGTGCCGCCTTCCCACCAGCCGGGATAGTAGTAATGCGGCGCGACCTTATACAGGCCGAGCTTCTCGTCGTCATAAGGCCCGACCCATTCCGCCGCATCGATCGTGCCCTTTTCGAGCGCCGGATAGATGTCGCCGCCGGCGAGTTGCTGCGGCACGCAGCCGAGCTTCTGCATCACGCGCCCGGGAAAACCGCCGATGCGGAATTTCAATCCCTTGAGATCATCGACGGTGTTGATCTCCTTGCGGAACCAACCGCCCATCTGGCAGGTGGTGTTGCCGGCGAGCAATGAGGTGAAGTTGTAGCCCTTGTAGAATTCGTTGAGCAGGTCCTTGCCGCCGCCCTGGATGAACCAGGCCTGGTTGAGGCGCGAGTTGGGTCCGAACGGCACCGACGTTCCCAGGGTGAAGGTGGGGTCCTTGCCGAAATAATAGTAGGACGCGGTATGCCCCATCTCGACGGTGCCGTTCTGCACGGCGTCGAGCACTTGCAGACCGGGGACGATTTCGCCCGCGGCGAAGGTCTGGATCTGGAATTTGCCGTCGGTGGCCTCGCCGACAGCCTTCGCCATGATCTCGGCGCCACCGTGAATGGTGTCGAGCGATTTCGGCCAGCTCGTCGTCATGCGCCATTTCAGTTCGGGCATCGACTGCGCGATCGCCGGCGCTGCGATGGTCGCGGCACCGGCGACGCCTAAACCCGTGACCTTGATGAAATCTCTGCGCTTCATTTTGAATCCTGCCCTGGTTGTGTTTTCCTCATGTCATCGAAGCGCTGACTGGATTGCCGATCGTCGCGCTTGCTTTTCTTGCCGCCGCGATCGTCGAGAGATCGCGCCGCCTTCGTGCCGAGGCTTGGGCGGGAGCATGGAGCATCCCCCGGTGAACGCCAGACGCAAAAAGCCCGGCCGTCTTGCGAGGGCCGGGCTACTTAAGTCGAAGCTTTGAGCGGGTTTCGGCTCGATGGCCGTAACCCCAATGCCTATTTCGAGGCGTTTTCTCCGCGCCAATGCGCGTCGATCGCGCTCGCAAGCATCATGTTCAGCCGCGGGTACGCGAGCGGATCATGAAGCTGTCGAACGTGTATTCGGCAACCTGCCACCACAGATACTGATCGGAGCGATAGGCCTGCATGGCGTCGATCGACTTCTTGAAGTCGGCATTCTTGGCCGAGATCTCGCTCCAGAGCTCGTTGGTCGCCTTGAGACAGGCCTCGAGCACCTCGTTGGTGAACGGACGCAGCTGGGTGCCGCCGGCCACCAGCCGCTTCAGCGCCGAGGGGTTCTGCATGTCGTAGCGCGCAGCCATCCAGCTGTTCGCGTTGGCCATGCCGTTGGCGAGGATCGCCTGATAGTTCTTCGGCAGCGCGTTCCACTTCTCCAGGTTGATGAAGGAGTGCACGGTGGGACCGCCCTCCCAGAAACCCGGATAGTAGTAGTACTTCGCGACCTTCTGGAAGCCGAGCTTCTCGTCGTCATACGGACCGACCCATTCGGCGGCGTCGATGGTGCCCTTCTCGAGCGCCGGATAGATGTCGCCGCCGGCGAGCTGCTGCGGCACCACGCCGACCTTCTGCAACACCTGGCCGGCGATGCCGCCGATGCGCATCTTGAGGCCGGACATGTCGGCGACCGTCTTGATCTCCTTGCGGAACCAGCCGCCCATCTGGGTGCCGGTGTTGCCGCAGGGGAAGCCGATCACGCCGAACTTCTTGAAGAACTCGTTGCCGAGCGCCTCACCGCCGCCCTGGTACCACCAGGAGTTCTGCATGCGCGCGTTGAGACCGAACGGCACCGACGCGTAGATCGCGAACGTCGGATCCTTGCCGACGTAGTAGTAGGACACGGTGTGGCACATCTCGACCGTGCCGTTGGAGGTCGCGTCCAGCGCCTGTAGGCCGGGGACGATTTCGCCCGCCGCGAACACCTGGATCTGGAACTTGTTGTCGGTCATCTCGGCGACATACCTCGCCAGTTGGTCGGCACCGCCATAGATGGTGTCAAGCGACTTCGGGAAGCTCGAGGTCAGGCGCCACTTGATCTCAGGCGAGGACTGCGCGATCGCCGGCGCAGCAACCGCCGTCGCGGCAGCACCGGCCGCAGAAACTTTCAAAAAATCACGACGCTTCATCGTAAGGCTTCTCCTTGAGGGGCGTTTCCCAGTGACCGTAAGCAGTTCTCCGGCGGGCGCTTGCAAGCTGCACGCTTGCGAAGGCCCGCCGAGGCGCTCTCGGTCGGCCCTTTACCACGGAAGGTGGCGTCACGGAAACGCGACAATGGCATGACCGCGCCAATTAAACGAAAGTCTGATGACGCCGGAATCTGCCGGAAAATAGGGGGCTTGGCCGCGGCACGGATGGCTTGCCGCTGCTCGCGGACCTTGCCGCCGGTCACGCGGTAAATCGCCGCGTGCGGGCCGCCGGCACGCTTGCCGGACGGCGGGAGCGATCAGCGCTTGGTCGTCTCCCGCGCCTTCTTGGCCTGGTCGGCCAAATGCCGCCCGCGCCTGATCCAGCTTTGCGCGGTCGTCTTGCTGACACCGAACGTCTTTGCGACCGACTCGGCAGCTTCGCCGATCGAGTCGGATTTCTTCGCGACGTTGAATGCCATCCGCGAAGCCTCTGCGCGCTGCTCGCGCGTCAGATGTTTGCGGCCTTCCTTCTTTGCCATGCGTGACGCTGTCATGGCTGTTGACGGTCGCTTCACGGCTCTTCCCGCAATTTCGGCTGCACCCGCGGCCGTTGGCAAATGGACGGAGGTGGTACGATTCGGCCGGCCCCCCCAAACATACAGGGCGAAATCGATTCAGCAATCGCCCAGGGCGACGGTCCTGTGCAGAAACGGCCGGACCTCGGGCCTGTCAGAGCAGCATGGCAGGCGATGACGACGGCACCAGCTCAGGCCGCGGCGATGACGCCTTGCAGCTGCTCGCGCACCTTGGCGCCGATCGCGCGGTAGATCTGCGCGTGCGGGCCGTCCGGCTCGCTCTCGACCACCGGATTGCCGGAGTCAGACGCGGAGCGGATCGCGATGTGCAGGGGGACTTCGCCGAGGAACGGCACCCCGAGCTTCTCGGCCTCGTGGCGGGCGCCGCCATGGCCGAAGATGTCCGAGCGCGTGCCGCAGTGCGGGCACTGGAAATAGCTCATGTTCTCGACGATGCCGAGCACCGGCACGTTGACCTTCTTGAACATCGCAAGCCCGCGCCGCGCGTCGATCAGCGAGAGGTCCTGCGGCGTCGAGATGATGACGGCGCCCTTGAGCGGGACGTTCTGCGCCAGCGTGAGCTGGGCATCGCCGGTGCCGGGCGGCATGTCGACGACCAGCACGTCGAGCGTGCCCCAGGCGACGTCGCGCAGCATCTGGGTGATCGCCGACATCACCATCGGCCCGCGCCAGATCATCGCGGTGTCCTCCTCGACCAGGAAGCCGATCGACATGATCGCCAGGCCGAAGCGCACCAGCGGGATCATCTTCTTGTCGTCGTTGAGCTGCGGCTTCTCGCGGATGCCGGTCAGCCGCGGCACCGACGGGCCGTAGATGTCGGCGTCGAGCAGCCCGACGCGCAGGCCGAGGTCGCGCAGGCCGAGTGCGAGGTTGAGCGCCGTGGTCGATTTGCCGACCCCGCCCTTGCCGGAGGCGACGGCGATGACGGCTGAGATGCCCGGAATCTCGGCCTGCCGGGCCATCGGCGATTGGGCGCCGGGCGGATGCGGATGCCGGTGCGCCGCGGCTGGCTGAACGCCGCCGGCCGGCCGTGGTGCAGGCGGCGCCCCGCCGGCCTTGCGCTCCGCCGTCAGCGCGATCATCGCGACGCTGACGCCCGGGATGGCGCGCACGGCATTCTCGGCCTGCGCACGCACGCTTTCCCACGCGCGGGCCTCCGCGGCATCGACGTTGATCGAGCAGAACACCTTGCCGTCAGCGACCGTGATCGCCGACAGCACATTGGCGTTGGTCAAGGCCGTGCCGCGCGGCGACATCACCCTGGCAAGGCAATCGAGAACCTGTTGCTGCGTCACGCTCACCGCGTATCTCCCGGGAAGTTTGAGGGACGACCCATAGAGCGTTGCAGCGCAAAAGGCTACCTCGCTCCGACGTCGTCCCGCCGCTCGGACGGCGCCGCCGAGCCGCCTTCCTTGGCGGCCTCGTAGTTCAGCTCGATCATGACCCCGTTGGGGTCGTTGACGAAGATCTGCCAGAGATCGCCGCCGGGAACCTGGCGCGAGTCGAATTCCATGCCCTTGGACTGTAACCGCTTGCGCATGCCGTCGAAGCCCTGGCTGGCAAAAGCGACGTGGTGGACGACGCCCGAATCCGGCTTTTGTGCCTCGTCGGTCGCCGAAATGTCGACCAGATGCACCACCGCCTTGCCCTCGCTGTACATCCAGGCTCCGGGGAACGCGAAGTTCGGCCGCGCGCCCTTTTCCAGTCCCAGAACGTCTTCATAGAACCGCACCGTGGCGGCGAGATTCCGGGTCCGGATATTGAAATGATCGAGCACACCGACGCTCATGCCCATGCGAGACACTCCCTTTTTTGTGAAGTTCTTTGGTGGGGTGATGGTAGCACAAAACCGGGTTCTGCGATCCAACGAAGCCGTTGCCCTCCGCTGCACAGGGGGTATGGTGCGGCTCCTTCCATGGACGGAATGCCCAGCCTGCCGCGACGTTTTCCGGCGGTCCCAAGGGGCGATCACCACGGCAAATCACAAGGTATCAGACATGGCTAAAGTCGCTTTTCTCGGTCTCGGCGTAATGGGTTTCCCGATGGCGGGACACCTCGTGAAAAAGGGCGGTCATGAGGTCACCGTGTACAACCGGACCGCGGCGAAGGCGAAGGAATGGGCCGACAAGTTCGGCGGCAAGACGGCCGCGACCCCGAAGGCCGCCGCTGAAGGCCAGGACTTCGTGATGTGCTGCGTCGGCAATGACAACGACCTGCGCTCGGTCACGATCGGTCCGGACGGCGCCTTCGCCGGCATGAAGAAGGGCGCGACCTTCGTCGACCACACCACTGCCTCGGCCGAGGTCGCCCGCGAGCTCGATGCCGCCGCCACCAAGGCCGGCTTCAAATTCGTCGACGCGCCGGTGTCCGGCGGCCAGGCCGGCGCCGAGAACGGCGTGCTGACCGTGATGTGCGGCGGCGCTCAGGATGCCTACGCCGGCGCCGAGCCGATCATCACCGGCGCCTATGCCCGGATGTGCAAGCTGCTCGGCCCCGCCGGCGCCGGCCAACTGACCAAGATGGTCAATCAGATCTGCATCGCCGGCCTGGTTCAGGGCCTGTCGGAGGGCATCCACTTCGCCAAGAAGTCCGGCCTCGACGTCGCCGCCGTGATCGAGACCATCTCGAAGGGCGCGGCGCAGTCGTGGCAGATGGAAAACCGTTACAAGACCATGAACGAGGGCAAGTACGATTTCGGCTTCGCGGTCGAGTGGATGCGCAAGGACCTCTCGATCGCGCTGGCGGAGGCCCGCCGTAACGGCGCCACCCTGCCCGCCACCGCGCTGGTCGACCAGTTCTATGCCGAGGTCGAGAAGATGGGCGGCAAGCGCTGGGACACGTCGAGCCTGCTGGCGCGCTTGCAGCGCTGAGTCCTCACAAGCAGCCAGGTGACCCGCGCCTGCGGGTCATCTGCCATGCGGTACTGCCTGTCTGCTTCCACTCGCTCGAAGGCTGCCGTCGACTACATACAACGGCGGACTGAAGCCCGCCGTCGACGCCGCGTGCCCGAGAGGAAAGCGAGACGACCTTGCAGTACCTGGTATGGTCGCTCCCGTTCGTCGTCGTCGCGGCGCTGATCGCGACCGGACGCGCATCCTCCACCGTGGTGGGGTTGGTCGGCTTCATCACTTCGCTGATTGTCGCCCTGGTGGCGTCACCGCAGCCTTTTGGTAGCGGCGATGCGGTTGGCGCGATCGGCCGTGGTGGATGGCTGGCGCTGCTCGTCGGCGCGGTCATTCTTGGAGGTTTATTCTTCCGCGAGGTGGTCTCGGAGCATGGCACAGCCGATCGCGCGACGCCGGTTGCTCCGGAGCGGCGCCGCAGGCAGCTCTACACCACCTGCTTCCTGATCGGGCCCTTCGCCGAGGGTGCGACCGGTTTCGGTGTCGGTCAGGTCACGATTGCGCCGATGCTCAATGGCATCGGCTTGGCACCTCTCCACGCCATCCTGTTCGGGCTGTTCAGCCAGATGATGGTGTCGTGGGGCGCGATGGCCAACGGCACCATCGTCGGCTCGCAGCTCTCCGGGATTGCACCGACCGACCTCGGCGTGCATAGCGCCCTCCTCACCGTGCCGCTTCTGATCGCCTGGCTCGGTCTGTTCTGGCGCATCGCCGCGATCGCCAAGATCCCGGGGACGCCGCTCGATTTTGCCGGCGAGGCGCTGTGCACGATCGCAGCCGGCGGGCTGCTGGTCGCAGCCAACGCCCTGTTCGGCCCTGAGGTCGCAGCACTGGCAGCGCTGGGACCGCTGATCGTCGCACGCTTCCTGTTGAGCGGGAGGCCGGATCGCGACCAGTGGCGGTCGGCGCTTCGCATCGGGCTGCCCTACGTCGCTCTGATCGCCGTGCTGATGGCGACACGTGCGATCACCCCTGTCAACGAATGGCTTCGCGCAGCGCTCGCGGTCAAGCCGTTCGCCGACGGCCCAACCTGGTTTCCCTTGCTGCATCCGGGCTCTTGGCTGCTTGTGGTCGGCCTCGCCACCACGGTCGCGATGCGACGGCCGGCAGCGGAGGCACTCGGACGGGCATGGACGCGCGGCCGCAAGCCGATCCTGACCATCGGCTGCTTCCTGGCGATGGCGCAGGTGATGGCCACATCCGGTCTGGCCGACGGCCTCGCGAAGGGCTTGAGGTCGGCGCTTGGCCCCTTCGCCGTCCTTGCAACACCTCTGTTCGCCGGGGTGTTCGGATTTCTGACCGGCAGCAGCAACGCGTCCAACGGCCTCTTGATGCCTGCCCAGATCGCACTCGCGCGCGACGCCGCACTCAGCCTGCCCTGGCTCGGCGCCATCCAGAACACCGCAGCCGCGGCCTTGACCATGCTGTCGCCAGTGCGGGTCGCGGTCGGCTGCGCGCTGGTCGGAAAGCCCGAGCTCGAACGAACCGTCTATGCGCGCGGCTGGCCGCTGGGCGCGGTTCCGCTCGCCATCCTGGCCGCCGCGGCGGCGTTGCTGCTGGTGAGATGGTGAGACGCCGGCCCGCGATTCCGCGCCGCGCGCAAAAGTTAATTTAACTCACCGTTAACGAGTTTCTTTAGCTCTTTAAGTCATCGCTTAATGATTTGGCGTCACAGATAGACAATGCAAAAGGCCCGCGCGGTTCGCTGGCAGGATTTGTGTTTGTTTATGAGTAATCCCGCAGAAAAGCCTGAAGTTGTACAGCTTCCGGCAGGACCTCAGGTGGCAGCGCCGGTGAACAGCCGGCGTGCTGCTGCACAGCGGGTGCGCGAGGCGCGGGATCGGTTAACGTCAACCAGTGGAACCCGCCCGGCGTTCGACGCCGAACTGCTCCGCCAATACGCCCAGACCCGGATCTCGGCCTCCTACGTCGTGATGCTGCTCGTGGTCGCGACCGGCGTGCTGTTTGGCCTCTGGATGAAGCCGATCGTGGCCGGCGCCTGGACGGTCGGCATCCTCGCCGTCCACGTCGCCATCGTGCGCAGTTGTGCGCGCTTCCTCGCCGAACCGACCTCGGTCGCGGTGACCCGCAAATGGCGCACGCGTTTCGTGCTGCTCGACCTGCTCTACGGCCTGTGCTGGACTGCGATCCTGATCCAGCCCGCCGGGCGCGATCTCTCTTCCAATACGCTGATGATGTTCCTGATGCTGCTGGTGATCGCGGTCTCCAGCATGCTGGCTGCGAGCCTGCCGATCGCGGCGCTCGCGGCGACCGTCCCGGTGACGGTCGGAATCGCGCTCGACCTCGTGCTCAACGGCGCATTCGACAATTACGTGATGGCGCTGCTCGCGCTTGCCGCCGAGGGCTATTTCGCGCTGCTGGCACATCGCCTGCATTCGACCACGCTGGCGACGCTGGAAGCCCGCGCCGAAAAGGACGCGCTGATCGGCGAACTGGAACAGGCCAAGGCGATCTCCGACGAGGCGCGGCATCGCGCCGAGTCCGCCAACGTCGCCAAGTCGCGCTTCCTCGCCCAGATGAGCCACGAACTGCGCACGCCGCTCAACGCCATCCTCGGCTTCTCCGAGGTGATGAAGAGCGAGATATTCGGCGCGCATACCGTGCCCGTGTACAAGGAATATTCCGCCGACATCCATAATTCCGGCGTGCACCTGCTCAATCTCATCAACGAGATCCTCGATTTGTCGCGCATCGAGGCCGGCCGCTACGAGCTGAACGAAGAGGCCGTGGCGCTGGTGCATGTCGTCGCCGATTGCCACCATCTCCTGAAGCTGCGCGCGACGAGCCGCGGCATCACCATCCACGAAGTGTTCGAGCATGGCATGCCCCGGATCTGGGGCGATGAGCGCGCCATCCGCCAGGTCGTGCTCAATCTGCTCTCGAACTCGATCAAGTTCACCCCGCAAGGCGGCGAGATCTGGCTGAAGGTCGGCTGGACTGCGTCGGGCGGGCAATATCTCAGCGTCAAGGATACCGGAAGCGGCATCGCCGAGGACGAGATCCCGGTGGTGCTGGCCTCGTTCGGCCAGGGCTCCAACTCGATCAAGTCGGCGGAACAGGGTGCGGGCCTCGGCCTGCCGATCGCGAAAAGCCTGATCGACATGCATGGCGGCACCTTCACGCTGAAATCGAAGCTGCGCATCGGCACCGAGGTGATCGTGACCCTGCCCCCGGAACGGGTCATGAGCGCGCTGGCGCCGATGGCGGAAGAAGCGCCGCCGACGCAGCCGGAGCCCGTCGAACCATCGATGGGCGCCGACCGCAAACGCGTGCGCCGCAAGTCGATCATGAGTGCCGGCACCGGATTGTAGAGCATGTCGCGGACCAACGTGACGCGGTTCTCGCTGTCCATACGCGCAAGATGTTGGCGCGAAGACCACGCTCGCGACAAAAAGCCCGGGCGTGATGCAGCATCCCGTATCGGTCGGCTTGCATCGACGGCTGAAACGGTCCAACACTTGAAGAATGAGCTCAGAAACGCCGTGTATCGCAGTCTGCATGATGGACCCTCGGACGAAGCTCTGCTTCGGCTGCGGTCGCACGCTTCCGGAGATCGCGCGCTGGCACAAGATGGACCGCGCAGAGCGGCTCGCCGTGATGTCGACATTGCCGGCGCGCATGGCCGAGGCCGGCCTCGAGGCCATGGAGCCGCGTCCGAAGCGCGCCTGAGCACGGCGGCGGCTGGAGGTGCTCGATGACCCGCATTCTCCTCGTCATCGTGCTGCTGATGGCGACCGCCGGCGCCGTCGTCGCCTATGGCGATCCCGATCAGATCGCCCGTGCCAGGGAAAACCTAACCCAGATTTTCGGCCGCACCATCGCCGCTACCACGGCGAGCCCGAGTTCGGCGCCCGCGGTTCAGATCGCGCGCGGCCAGGGCGGGGAGTTCGCGTTCCGCGCCAAGATCAACGGCGTCAGCGCGCCAATGGTGATCGACACCGGCGCGACTTCCGTCGTGCTGACCTGGGAAACCGCCAAGGCGATCGGGCTGCCGACCGAAATGCTCGATTACAATGTCGACCTGGAGACGGCCGGCGGCCACACCAAGGCGGCGCGGCTGACGCTCGATCGTCTCGCGGTCGGCAAGCTGGTCGAGAAATCGGTGCCGGCGCTCGTCGTGCAACGCGGCCAGATGAAGACCAACCTGCTCGGCATGAGCTTCCTCGACCGGCTCGAAAGCTGGGGCGTCCGCTCCGACACGCTCTCGCTGACCGGATATCCCGACGTCACCGGCAGCATCGCCTCCCCGAGCCGCCATCGGCGCACGCGCACGGCGATCGACTAGGGGCACTCCTAGAACGTTCACCGCTCACGGCTGAGTAGAAGTCGGCACGCTTCGCCGTCATCTACGGCTTTTAACCCGAAGCGCACATCTGGACCATATCTGCCAAAATTCTGAGAACGGCTGCGCTCGAAAGCGAACTTCGAGAGGCACAGCTTGGGACGAGGCCACTGATCCGGCAGCAGCGAGATCCATCGGACGCAACCCAATCAAAGGTTGCAACTTCATGGGTTAGCCCGCATAGTCTTGGAATTTGCGCGATTGGGCCCAAAACCATGAGCAAAAGATCATCTCGCAACTACAAAGTATTTTTGAGCCATAAGCAGCGGTTTGCCAACGAAGCGGAACAGCTCGACGCTGCATTGCAGAAGGGTGCGCCGGGCGCTACCGTTTTCCGGTCCGAGGATATTGACTTGGGTGGCGACTGGAGGAAGGAAATCGATAACAGACTGGACAAGGCGAAGCGCCTCGTCCTGCTGTACACAAGCCCTGAACAAGATTGGTCGTGGTGCTTCTATGAAGCGGGCCGGTTCTCACGCAAAGGACGTCAGCCTCGTCCAGTTGGCTGCCTGCATCCCAAAGACGTCAAGCCACCCAGTCCGCTTGCACACCTTCAGAGCATAGCCGCAACACAGGACAATATTCGGCGGTGGCTCGATGGCGACTTCTTCCGCAGCATTCGAACGCGCGACCCGAGCTCGCAGGACTTGGATGAGGCTGTCAAGGCGATCGAAGAACTCGTAAGCGGCATGCCGACTGAGGAGAGTTTTCTTAAGCCATATATCTGGATCAAGCCAAAGGCGCCGAGCGATTGGAAGGGCAAGATCGACTTCACCAACGCTTTGGTTGAGATCGACGAAATATCGGCAAAAGGCCTTAACTTCAACCATCCGCCGAATCTGGAGCTACTACCATTCCTACGCCGCATCGCTTGCGACACGACGGAGCAGCCGGATAAGATTGAGTTCTGGATCACGAAGTTCTTTGAATCGCTGCAGAGCGCCGTCGACGGAAAAGCCAATTTCCAGGAGGAGGCATATTTCCGTCACGAGAACGGAAAGACCC
Coding sequences within:
- a CDS encoding L-lactate permease, translating into MQYLVWSLPFVVVAALIATGRASSTVVGLVGFITSLIVALVASPQPFGSGDAVGAIGRGGWLALLVGAVILGGLFFREVVSEHGTADRATPVAPERRRRQLYTTCFLIGPFAEGATGFGVGQVTIAPMLNGIGLAPLHAILFGLFSQMMVSWGAMANGTIVGSQLSGIAPTDLGVHSALLTVPLLIAWLGLFWRIAAIAKIPGTPLDFAGEALCTIAAGGLLVAANALFGPEVAALAALGPLIVARFLLSGRPDRDQWRSALRIGLPYVALIAVLMATRAITPVNEWLRAALAVKPFADGPTWFPLLHPGSWLLVVGLATTVAMRRPAAEALGRAWTRGRKPILTIGCFLAMAQVMATSGLADGLAKGLRSALGPFAVLATPLFAGVFGFLTGSSNASNGLLMPAQIALARDAALSLPWLGAIQNTAAAALTMLSPVRVAVGCALVGKPELERTVYARGWPLGAVPLAILAAAAALLLVRW
- a CDS encoding TRAP transporter substrate-binding protein produces the protein MKRRDFLKVSAAGAAATAVAAPAIAQSSPEIKWRLTSSFPKSLDTIYGGADQLARYVAEMTDNKFQIQVFAAGEIVPGLQALDATSNGTVEMCHTVSYYYVGKDPTFAIYASVPFGLNARMQNSWWYQGGGEALGNEFFKKFGVIGFPCGNTGTQMGGWFRKEIKTVADMSGLKMRIGGIAGQVLQKVGVVPQQLAGGDIYPALEKGTIDAAEWVGPYDDEKLGFQKVAKYYYYPGFWEGGPTVHSFINLEKWNALPKNYQAILANGMANANSWMAARYDMQNPSALKRLVAGGTQLRPFTNEVLEACLKATNELWSEISAKNADFKKSIDAMQAYRSDQYLWWQVAEYTFDSFMIRSRTRG
- a CDS encoding NAD(P)-dependent oxidoreductase; this encodes MTTANHKVSDMAKVAFLGLGVMGFPMAGHLVKKGGHEVTVYNRTAAKAKEWADKFGGKTAATPKAAAEGQDFVMCCVGNDNDLRSVTIGPDGAFAGMKKGATFVDHTTASAEVARELDAAATKAGFKFVDAPVSGGQAGAENGVLTVMCGGAQDAYAGAEPIITGAYARMCKLLGPAGAGQLTKMVNQICIAGLVQGLSEGIHFAKKSGLDVAAVIETISKGAAQSWQMENRYKTMNEGKYDFGFAVEWMRKDLSIALAEARRNGATLPATALVDQFYAEVEKMGGKRWDTSSLLARLQR
- a CDS encoding TIGR02281 family clan AA aspartic protease, which translates into the protein MTRILLVIVLLMATAGAVVAYGDPDQIARARENLTQIFGRTIAATTASPSSAPAVQIARGQGGEFAFRAKINGVSAPMVIDTGATSVVLTWETAKAIGLPTEMLDYNVDLETAGGHTKAARLTLDRLAVGKLVEKSVPALVVQRGQMKTNLLGMSFLDRLESWGVRSDTLSLTGYPDVTGSIASPSRHRRTRTAID
- a CDS encoding HAMP domain-containing sensor histidine kinase: MSNPAEKPEVVQLPAGPQVAAPVNSRRAAAQRVREARDRLTSTSGTRPAFDAELLRQYAQTRISASYVVMLLVVATGVLFGLWMKPIVAGAWTVGILAVHVAIVRSCARFLAEPTSVAVTRKWRTRFVLLDLLYGLCWTAILIQPAGRDLSSNTLMMFLMLLVIAVSSMLAASLPIAALAATVPVTVGIALDLVLNGAFDNYVMALLALAAEGYFALLAHRLHSTTLATLEARAEKDALIGELEQAKAISDEARHRAESANVAKSRFLAQMSHELRTPLNAILGFSEVMKSEIFGAHTVPVYKEYSADIHNSGVHLLNLINEILDLSRIEAGRYELNEEAVALVHVVADCHHLLKLRATSRGITIHEVFEHGMPRIWGDERAIRQVVLNLLSNSIKFTPQGGEIWLKVGWTASGGQYLSVKDTGSGIAEDEIPVVLASFGQGSNSIKSAEQGAGLGLPIAKSLIDMHGGTFTLKSKLRIGTEVIVTLPPERVMSALAPMAEEAPPTQPEPVEPSMGADRKRVRRKSIMSAGTGL
- a CDS encoding DUF1289 domain-containing protein; translation: MSSETPCIAVCMMDPRTKLCFGCGRTLPEIARWHKMDRAERLAVMSTLPARMAEAGLEAMEPRPKRA
- a CDS encoding efflux transporter outer membrane subunit, translated to MGENIRNVESLDALTEQAKFQLEAAYLALTANVVTAAIQEASLRGQIAATERIIKIERDILGILKSQFNAGQAAQVDVLAQEAALAQSEQTLPPLQKQLAVQRDLLTALAGQFSADEILQKFDLDRFKLPANLPVSLPSTLVAQRPDVRAAEANMHSASALVGVAIAARLPSFTISANPGSIAFQTAQLFTPGTLFYTVAGSATQTLFDGFTLYHKQKAAEAALDQANAQYRQAVITAFQNVADALRSLQADARAVQAAIKAENAAKASLDIVQKQLVLGQVNQVNVLNAQQVYLNAAITRVQAVATRLSDTAALFLALGGGWPTNCPTSDWRGCVFETSVASKT
- a CDS encoding Mrp/NBP35 family ATP-binding protein, translated to MSVTQQQVLDCLARVMSPRGTALTNANVLSAITVADGKVFCSINVDAAEARAWESVRAQAENAVRAIPGVSVAMIALTAERKAGGAPPAPRPAGGVQPAAAHRHPHPPGAQSPMARQAEIPGISAVIAVASGKGGVGKSTTALNLALGLRDLGLRVGLLDADIYGPSVPRLTGIREKPQLNDDKKMIPLVRFGLAIMSIGFLVEEDTAMIWRGPMVMSAITQMLRDVAWGTLDVLVVDMPPGTGDAQLTLAQNVPLKGAVIISTPQDLSLIDARRGLAMFKKVNVPVLGIVENMSYFQCPHCGTRSDIFGHGGARHEAEKLGVPFLGEVPLHIAIRSASDSGNPVVESEPDGPHAQIYRAIGAKVREQLQGVIAAA
- a CDS encoding TRAP transporter substrate-binding protein, producing MKRRDFIKVTGLGVAGAATIAAPAIAQSMPELKWRMTTSWPKSLDTIHGGAEIMAKAVGEATDGKFQIQTFAAGEIVPGLQVLDAVQNGTVEMGHTASYYYFGKDPTFTLGTSVPFGPNSRLNQAWFIQGGGKDLLNEFYKGYNFTSLLAGNTTCQMGGWFRKEINTVDDLKGLKFRIGGFPGRVMQKLGCVPQQLAGGDIYPALEKGTIDAAEWVGPYDDEKLGLYKVAPHYYYPGWWEGGTMLLAIVNLDKWNALPKYYQNVLEQAGHLANNWMMAKYDTVNPTGLKKLLAGGAKLHAFSQPIMEASYKAAKELHAEVSASNPNFKKILDSLMAYSNSGYQWFQVAEIGYDNFMARHLQG
- a CDS encoding VOC family protein, whose product is MGMSVGVLDHFNIRTRNLAATVRFYEDVLGLEKGARPNFAFPGAWMYSEGKAVVHLVDISATDEAQKPDSGVVHHVAFASQGFDGMRKRLQSKGMEFDSRQVPGGDLWQIFVNDPNGVMIELNYEAAKEGGSAAPSERRDDVGAR